From the Anopheles coustani chromosome X, idAnoCousDA_361_x.2, whole genome shotgun sequence genome, one window contains:
- the LOC131268635 gene encoding structural maintenance of chromosomes protein 3-like, which translates to MHIKQVIIQGFKSYREQTVVEPFDKRHNVVVGRNGSGKSNFFYAIQFVLSDEFTHLRPEQRQALLHEGTGPRAMSAYVEIIFDNTDNRVPIDKEEIFLRRVIGAKKDQYFLNKKVVPRSEVVNLLESAGFSNSNPYYIVKQGKINQMATAPDSHRLKLLREVAGTRVYDERKEESMNLLRESEGKLDKITEYLRTIEDRLKTLEEEKEELSEYQKWDKARRTLEYIIHETELKDTRKQLEDLDVQRKSSGDKQKLLTQDIQKAQERVKAAQKALKDAKKDVVTAKDEKSVLATEHQQLLREKTKLDLTISDLSDEVQGDNKSKERAEQELDRLKITIAEKEKELEQVRPRYEAMRRKEEECSRELNLKEQKRKELYAKQGRGSQFSSKEERDKWIQGELKSLNKQIKDKIVHQNKLQEDLKKDITKHTELEKKILDHTETFEQLRVQIDEHNKHFYELKKRKDHHQTIRNDIWKKETAVTQTLSGYKEELAKADQALRSMAGKPILNGRDSVRKVLESFQQRGGQLADIANAYYGPVIENFNCDKSIYTAVEVTAGNRLFHHIVESDRVGTQILKEMNKQKLPGEVTFMPLNRLQVKIHDYPEDPDSIPMISKLKYEEQYDKALRYIFGKTLICRNLERATELAKSTGLDCVTLEGDQVSSKGSLTGGYFNTSRSRLEMQKKRSEYLQQIQDSERELSDYRTELKQTEASINSIVSEMQKTETKQGKSKDAFEKIQADIRLMKDELTRIERFRSPKERSLAQCKANLEAMNSTKDGLENELHQELMSQLSVQDQHEVDSLNDEIRRLNQENKEAFTSRMSLEVTKNKLENLLTNNLFRRKDELVQALQEISVEDRKRQLTNCHNEVVSAEKRIKKVLSDTEEIDRKLNEATKQQKTLQKELETWLQKEKEAQERLEEDGKRMEKWATKENLLHQKIEECTEKIAGLGALPNVDASYQKMSLKALFRELEKANQHLKKYNHVNKKALDQFLSFSEQKEKLYTRKAELDVGKDKICELMQLLEARKVEAIQFTFRQVAANFTEVFKKLVPQGTGHLILRTTTDQEGNDMERNVETSDEFTGIGIRVSFTGLDAEMREMNQLSGGQKSLVALALIFAIQKCDPAPFYLFDEIDQALDAQHRSAVADMIHELSDKAQFITTTFRPELMEKAHKFYGVRFRNKVSHVDCVSKEVARDFVDDDTTHG; encoded by the exons ATGCACATCAAACAG GTCATCATTCAAGGCTTTAAGAGCTACCGGGAACAAACGGTGGTGGAACCGTTCGACAAACGGCACAATGTAGTCGTAGGTCGAAATGGTTCCGGCAAAAGCAACTTTTTCTACG CCATACAGTTTGTGCTAAGTGATGAATTTACTCATCTGCGCCCGGAGCAAAGGCAGGCGCTTCTACACGAAGGCACCGGTCCGCGAGCCATGTCCGCTTATGTGGAAATCATCTTTGATAATACGGATAACCGCGTCCCG ATCGACAAAGAGGAAATTTTCCTGCGCCGCGTGATTGGTGCCAAAAAGGATCAATATTTTTTGAACAAGAAAGTTGTTCCTCGCTCGGAAGTCGTTAACCTGCTCGAGTCGGCGGGATTCTCGAACTCGAACCCATACTATATTGTTAAGCaaggaaaaatcaatcaaatggCAACTGCTCCCGACTCGCATCGCCTCAAGCTCCTGCGGGAGGTGGCGGGTACCCGGGTGTACGACGAGCGCAAAGAAGAGTCAATGAATTTGCTGCGGGAAAGCGAAGGCAAGCTGGATAAAATTACCGAATATTTGCGCACGATCGAAGACCGGCTGAAAACGCTAGAGGAAGAAAAGGAGGAATTGTCGGAGTATCAAAAATGGGACAAAGCACGCCGCACGCTCGAGTATATCATTCACGAAACCGAGCTGAAGGACACCCGCAAGCAGTTGGAGGACCTGGATGTCCAACGCAAATCATCAGGGGATAAACAGAAGCTGCTGACTCAGGACATTCAGAAGGCACAAGAGCGTGTAAAGGCAGCGCAGAAGGCGCTGAAGGATGCCAAAAAGGATGTAGTCACGGCGAAGGATGAAAAGTCGGTACTTGCTACTGAACACCAACAGCTGTTGCGTGAGAAGACCAAGCTGGACCTGACGATTTCGGATCTCTCTGACGAGGTGCAGGGAGACAATAAGTCGAAGGAACGTGCCGAACAGGAGTTGGACCGACTGAAAATTACCATCGCCGAGAAGGAAAAGGAGCTCGAGCAGGTTCGTCCGCGCTACGAAGCGATGCGTAGGAAGGAAGAAGAGTGCTCGCGTGAGCTAAATTTGAAAGAACAAAAGCGCAAAGAGCTGTACGCGAAGCAGGGTCGTGGGTCGCAGTTTTCGTCGAAGGAGGAGCGTGACAAATGGATTCAAGGTGAGCTGAAATCTTTGAACAAGCAGATCAAGGATAAAATCGTACACCAAAACAAACTGCAGGAGGATTTGAAGAAGGACATCACAAAGCACACCGAGCTAGAGAAAAAAATCCTCGACCACACCGAAACGTTTGAGCAGTTGCGTGTACAGATCGATGAGCACAACAAGCACTTTTACGAACTGAAAAAACGCAAGGATCATCACCAGACAATTCGTAACGACATCTGGAAAAAGGAGACAGCGGTTACACAGACGCTTTCTGGGTACAAAGAGGAGCTGGCGAAGGCGGATCAAGCGCTGCGTTCGATGGCCGGCAAGCCGATCCTGAACGGGCGCGACTCGGTGCGCAAAGTGTTAGAAAGCTTCCAGCAGCGGGGTGGCCAGTTGGCCGATATTGCAAACGCCTACTATGGGCCGGTGATAGAAAACTTTAACTGTGATAAGTCAATCTACACCGCAGTAGAGGTGACGGCAGGCAACCGTCTTTTTCATCACATCGTCGAGTCGGACCGTGTTGGCACGCAGATTCTGAAGGAAATGAACAAGCAGAAGCTGCCTGGCGAGGTCACGTTCATGCCACTTAACCGACTACAAGTAAAGATCCACGACTACCCGGAAGATCCGGATTCGATCCCGATGATCTCCAAGCTCAAGTACGAAGAGCAATATGACAAGGCGCTTCGCTACATATTCGGTAAAACGCTGATCTGTCGTAATTTGGAGCGTGCGACCGAACTGGCCAAGAGCACCGGTCTCGACTGCGTCACACTCGAGGGTGATCAGGTGTCGTCCAAGGGTTCGCTCACTGGTGGCTACTTCAATACGTCCCGATCGAGACTCGAGATGCAAAAGAAACGTTCCGAGTACCTTCAACAGATTCAGGACAGCGAGCGTGAACTATCTGACTATCGCACCGAACTGAAACAGACGGAGGCGAGCATCAACTCGATCGTCTCGGAGATGCAGAAAACCGAGACCAAGCAGGGCAAATCGAAGGATGCGTTCGAAAAGATCCAAGCTGACATTCGGCTGATGAAGGACGAGCTGACGCGCATCGAGCGCTTCCGCAGCCCGAAGGAGCGCTCGCTAGCGCAGTGCAAGGCGAACCTGGAGGCGATGAATAGCACCAAGGACGGGTTGGAGAACGAGCTGCACCAGGAGTTGATGTCACAGCTTTCAGTGCAGGATCAACACGAGGTCGACTCGCTCAACGACGAAATTCGTCGACTGAACCAGGAAAACAAGGAAGCATTCACTTCCCGTATGAGCTTGGAGGtaacgaaaaataaactggAGAACCTGCTGACCAACAATCTGTTTCGGCGCAAGGACGAACTGGTACAGGCGCTGCAGGAAATTTCGGTCGAGGATCGCAAGCGCCAGCTGACCAATTGCCATAATGAGGTTGTGTCGGCCGAGAAACGTATCAAAAAAGTCCTATCGGACACGGAGGAAATTGACCGCAA ATTGAACGAGGCCACGAAGCAgcagaaaacacttcaaaaagagCTCGAAACCTGGTTacagaaggaaaaggaagcaCAGGAGCGGCTGGAGGAAGACGGTAAGCGTATGGAAAAGTGGGCAACCAAAGAAAACTTGTTGCACCAAAAAATTGAAGAGTGTACAGAAAAAATTGCTGGATTGGGAGCGCTGCCGAACGTTGACGCCAGCTACCAAAAGATGTCCTTGAAGGCG CTGTTCCGTGAGCTTGAGAAGGCCAATCAGCACCTGAAGAAGTACAATCACGTGAACAAGAAGGCGCTCGATCAGTTCCTCAGCTTCTCCGAGCAAAAGGAGAAGCTGTACACGCGCAAGGCCGAGCTAGACGTTGGCAAGGACAAAATTTGTGAGTTGATGCAGTTGCTGGAGGCGCGCAAGGTCGAAGCGATCCAGTTCACATTTCGTCAGGTGGCGGCCAACTTCACCGAGGTATTCAAGAAGCTTGTACCACAGGGCACAGGGCACCTGATACTGCGCACGACAACCGACCAGGAAGGCAACGACATGGAGCGCAATGTTGAGACTTCGGACGAGTTTACCGGCATCGGTATACGCGTGTCGTTCACCGGCCTGGACGCGGAGATGCGCGAGATGAACCAGCTGTCCGGTGGCCAAAAGTCGCTCGTTGCTCTTGCACTCATCTTCGCCATTCAGAAGTGCGATCCTGCTCCGTTTTATCTGTTTGACGAAATCGATCAAGCACTCGACGCGCAGCACCGCAGTGCCGTCGCCGACATGATCCACGAGCTAAGTGATAAAGCTCAGTTTATCACGACCACTTTCCGGCCAGAGCTGATGGAGAAGGCACACAAGTTCTACGGGGTGCGCTTCCGGAACAAGGTCAGTCATGTTGACTGCGTATCGAAGGAGGTAGCACGTGACTTCGTCGACGACGACACTACGCACGGCTAA